CGGAGGTCGACCGTGCGTCCGTCGTGCGACACCGAGAGCCGGCCGTCCTGCGGCCGCCGCTTCTCGGCGATGTCGATCGACGACATGATCTTCAGGCGCGAGATGATGCCGTCCTGGATCGCGCGGTCTGCCTTCTGCATCTCGTGCAGCACGCCGTCGATGCGGAACCGCACGGTGAGCTGACGCTCGCCCGGCTCGACGTGGATATCGCTGGCACGGTCGTTGATCGCCTGCGCGATCAGCAGGTTGACGAATCGGACGACAGGCGCGTCGCTGTCGCCGTCCTGAATCTCCTCGGTGAAGGCGGTGCTCGGCCCGGACGACGTCTCCTCGATCGACGCCTGCAGTTCGCTCAGTTCCTCATCGGAACGCAGGAACCGCTCGAACATCTGCCCCAGAGCGTCCTTGGCCACGACCACAGGCTCGACGAAGAGATCGGTGACGCTCGCCACGTCGTCGAGCGCGACGATGTCGGTCGGGTCGAGGATGCCGACGATCAGGCGATCGCCGCGACGATCGATCGGGATGAGCGCATACTTGCGGCACACGGCGCTGGGCACCAGCGCGATGATGTTCGGGTCGAGTGCCAGGCTCGTGAGGTCGACGTACCGGTGCCCCGAGTTCAGCGCGATGGCTTCCGCGATCTGCCCGTGCGTGATCAGCTGCTGGCCGGCGAGGTACTCGACCATCTCGTCGGTGTCGCCGTACTGCGCCAGCGCGGCCGACATGTCCGCAGCGCGAACCGCCCCGGTGAGTACGAGCGTCTGTGCGAGTCCCCTCACGGCATTCCCCAATCCCAGCCCCTCGTCACATCCTATGGCCGTCTTGTGAACGCCTCGGACGCGATTGTCCAGCCCCGGATGCCGGATTCCGCGGATCGGTATCGTGGCCCCCATGCGGGGGTTGATCGAGTGGGGAAAGGGCGTCTACGACGCCGTCATGGGGCTGGTCAAGAAGATCATCGCGTGGGTGCTGACCCTCAAGATCGTGCGCGCGTTCCTGCTCTACACCGAGAAGCGCGGGCCGATGCTGTCCGACAGCGTCACGTACCGCGCGCTGTTCAGCATCTTCGCCGGCGTCCTGCTCGGCTTCTCGTTCGCGGCGCTGTGGCTCTCGGGCAATCCCGACGTGATCGAGGCGATCATCGAGGCGCTGGACGCGGTGATCCCCGGACTCGTCGGTCCGGGCGGCATCATCGACCCCGAGAACATCGGTGCGCCGAGCGGTCTCACCCTCACCGGCATCATCTCCGGGGTTGGACTCATCCTGGCCGCGATCGGAGCGATCACCTCGCTGCGCATGGCCATGCGCATGATCGCCTCGACGGCGTACGACGACATCGCCTACGTCTGGAAGCTGCTGCGAAACCTGCTGCTTGCGATCGGCACGGCGCTGGCGCTCGTCGCATCCGCCGTCGTCACGTACATGGGAACGTACAGCGTCGAGTTCGTGCTCGACTGGCTCGGACGCCCCGACGGGGGAGTGCTGGACCGAGTCCTCACCACCGGCGTCACGGTCGGCGTCGTCTACGCACTCGACGTGGGCGCCATCATCGCGCTCTTCCTCGTGCTGTCGGGAGTCAAGCCGCCGGCACGT
This region of Microbacterium thalassium genomic DNA includes:
- a CDS encoding YihY/virulence factor BrkB family protein, with translation MRGLIEWGKGVYDAVMGLVKKIIAWVLTLKIVRAFLLYTEKRGPMLSDSVTYRALFSIFAGVLLGFSFAALWLSGNPDVIEAIIEALDAVIPGLVGPGGIIDPENIGAPSGLTLTGIISGVGLILAAIGAITSLRMAMRMIASTAYDDIAYVWKLLRNLLLAIGTALALVASAVVTYMGTYSVEFVLDWLGRPDGGVLDRVLTTGVTVGVVYALDVGAIIALFLVLSGVKPPARALWAGALLGGLGLTVLQQLSSLFVGGATSNPLLASFASLIALLLWVNLSAQVILIASAYIVVGAREAEDRVRHKYGAATFAQRKVKQAELNVEAAVDALRIAREAEEKERAGS